From a region of the Pukyongiella litopenaei genome:
- a CDS encoding lysophospholipid acyltransferase family protein: MTPLWDSEIPPDPVEITATGWLRALVRGLVLGGLVFGCLALLLVVRLVERPLCGLRRPVTPYITQFVCRNAFRVLGMRFRSTGDLMTGMGAVVSNHASWLDIFALNARKRIYFVSKAEVAGWPGIGWLARATGTVFIERDRKRAREQTELFEARLRAGHKLLFFPEGTSTDGLRVLPFKTTLFAAFFTDALRDRMQVQPVTLVYTAPDGQPERYYGWWGEMAFGPHLLATLAARRQGSVEVIYHAPVRVAEFADRKALARHCEAAVRSGLDVALSARDDHPARP, from the coding sequence ATGACGCCGCTCTGGGATAGCGAGATCCCGCCCGATCCGGTGGAAATCACGGCCACAGGATGGCTGCGCGCGCTGGTGCGCGGGCTGGTGCTGGGCGGGCTGGTATTCGGATGCCTGGCGCTTTTGCTGGTGGTGCGGCTGGTGGAACGGCCGCTATGCGGCCTGCGGCGCCCGGTGACGCCCTACATCACGCAATTCGTCTGCCGCAATGCGTTTCGCGTCCTGGGCATGAGGTTTCGCAGCACCGGAGACCTGATGACCGGCATGGGGGCGGTTGTCTCCAACCATGCGTCGTGGCTGGACATCTTCGCGCTCAATGCGCGCAAGCGGATCTATTTCGTCTCGAAGGCCGAGGTGGCGGGTTGGCCGGGTATCGGCTGGCTGGCCCGCGCCACCGGCACCGTTTTCATCGAACGCGACCGCAAACGCGCGCGCGAACAGACCGAACTGTTCGAGGCAAGGCTGCGCGCGGGGCACAAGCTGCTGTTCTTTCCCGAAGGCACGTCCACGGACGGCCTGCGCGTTCTTCCCTTCAAGACAACCCTTTTCGCGGCGTTCTTTACGGATGCGCTGAGGGACCGGATGCAGGTTCAGCCGGTGACGCTGGTCTATACCGCGCCTGACGGGCAGCCCGAACGGTATTACGGCTGGTGGGGCGAGATGGCGTTCGGCCCGCACCTGCTGGCCACGCTGGCGGCGCGGCGGCAGGGGTCGGTCGAGGTGATCTATCATGCGCCGGTGCGGGTCGCCGAGTTTGCCGACCGCAAGGCGCTGGCCCGGCATTGCGAGGCCGCGGTCCGGTCCGGGCTCGATGTGGCATTGAGCGCACGAGACGATCACCCGGCGCGACCGTGA
- the mscL gene encoding large conductance mechanosensitive channel protein MscL gives MINEFKDFIAKGNVMDMAVGIIIGAAFTAIVTSLVGDLINPIIGLFTGGVDFTNNYAVLSGEVPAGASLEAARETGASVFAYGAFLMAVINFLIIAWVVFMLVKMVNRVKEAAAKKEEAAPEAPAGPTEKDLLMEIRDALTNRGPAA, from the coding sequence ATGATTAACGAGTTCAAGGATTTCATCGCCAAGGGCAATGTCATGGACATGGCCGTGGGCATCATCATCGGTGCCGCCTTTACCGCGATCGTCACGTCGCTGGTGGGCGATCTGATCAACCCGATCATCGGCCTGTTCACCGGGGGCGTCGATTTCACCAACAATTACGCCGTTCTGTCAGGCGAGGTCCCGGCGGGTGCCAGCCTCGAGGCGGCGCGCGAAACCGGCGCTTCGGTCTTTGCCTACGGCGCCTTCCTGATGGCGGTCATCAACTTCCTGATCATCGCCTGGGTCGTGTTCATGCTGGTCAAGATGGTGAACCGGGTCAAGGAAGCCGCCGCCAAGAAAGAAGAGGCCGCGCCCGAAGCGCCGGCAGGACCGACCGAAAAGGACCTGCTGATGGAAATCCGCGACGCACTGACCAATCGCGGCCCGGCCGCCTGA
- a CDS encoding GNAT family N-acetyltransferase: MPRHPVHDMLTQSTDFSVRLARSEDDLRAAQALRYDVFVRELGGGGDMVDHAAGLERDRFDPFFDHLIARDDSTGQVVGAYRLLREDQAARAGQFYSEDEYDLSVLRASGRRLLELGRSCLHPDYRGGTVMVHLWSALADYVAEHGIEILFGVASFHGTDTEALAQPLSMLHHNHLAPPDLRVRAQPAQFQRMDLLPPEALDRRRAMLQIPSLIKGYLKLGGAVGEGAFIDHAFNTVDVCLVMDTRRMNERQKRLYTRSRDA, from the coding sequence ATGCCGCGCCATCCAGTTCACGACATGCTGACCCAGAGCACCGATTTTTCCGTCAGGCTTGCCCGTTCCGAAGACGATCTGCGCGCCGCGCAGGCGCTGCGTTACGACGTCTTCGTCCGCGAACTGGGCGGGGGCGGGGACATGGTCGATCATGCGGCGGGGCTGGAGCGGGACCGGTTCGATCCGTTCTTTGACCACCTGATCGCGCGCGACGACAGCACCGGGCAGGTCGTCGGGGCCTATCGCCTGCTGCGCGAGGATCAGGCGGCGCGCGCGGGTCAGTTCTATTCCGAAGACGAATACGACCTGTCGGTTCTCAGGGCATCAGGCCGGCGGCTGCTGGAACTGGGCCGGTCCTGCCTGCACCCCGATTATCGCGGCGGCACGGTGATGGTCCACCTGTGGTCGGCGCTGGCGGATTATGTGGCCGAACACGGGATCGAAATCCTGTTCGGCGTCGCCAGCTTTCACGGCACTGATACCGAGGCGTTGGCGCAGCCGCTGTCGATGCTGCATCACAACCATCTCGCCCCGCCAGACTTGCGGGTGCGCGCGCAACCCGCGCAATTCCAGCGGATGGACCTGTTGCCGCCCGAGGCGCTCGACCGGCGCCGCGCGATGCTGCAGATCCCGTCACTGATCAAGGGCTATCTCAAACTGGGCGGCGCGGTGGGCGAGGGCGCGTTCATCGACCACGCGTTCAACACCGTCGATGTCTGCCTGGTGATGGATACGCGCCGCATGAACGAGCGGCAGAAGCGGCTTTACACCCGCAGCCGGGATGCATGA
- the obgE gene encoding GTPase ObgE, giving the protein MKFLDLAKVHIRSGAGGGGCVSFRREKFIEYGGPDGGDGGRGGSVRAEAVDGLNTLIDFRYQQHFFAKSGQPGMGRQRTGKDGDDIVLRVPVGTEILDEDQETVIADMTELGQSVELARGGNGGFGNLHFKSATNQAPRRANPGQEGVERTLWLRLKLIADAGLLGLPNAGKSTFLAATSNARPKIADYPFTTLHPNLGVVGVDGAEFVIADIPGLIAGAHEGRGIGDRFLGHVERCSVLLHLVDATSADIAGDYRTIIDELEAYGGHLADKPRVTALNKVDALDDEERAAAKAALEEASGANVLAMSGVSGEGLTEVLRALRAGIREDRLRHADTSEAQPWRP; this is encoded by the coding sequence ATGAAATTCCTGGATCTTGCAAAGGTTCACATCCGTTCGGGTGCGGGTGGCGGGGGCTGTGTCAGCTTCCGCCGCGAAAAGTTCATCGAATATGGCGGCCCGGATGGCGGGGATGGCGGCCGGGGCGGGTCGGTCCGGGCCGAGGCGGTCGACGGGCTGAACACCCTGATCGATTTCCGCTATCAGCAGCATTTCTTTGCCAAGAGCGGCCAGCCGGGCATGGGCCGGCAGCGCACCGGCAAGGATGGCGACGATATCGTGCTGCGCGTGCCGGTCGGGACCGAGATCCTGGACGAGGACCAGGAAACCGTGATCGCCGACATGACCGAGCTGGGCCAGAGTGTCGAACTGGCGCGTGGCGGCAATGGCGGTTTCGGCAACCTGCATTTCAAATCCGCGACCAACCAGGCCCCGCGCCGCGCCAATCCGGGGCAGGAGGGGGTCGAACGCACGCTGTGGCTGCGGCTCAAGCTGATCGCCGATGCCGGGCTGCTGGGCTTGCCCAACGCGGGCAAATCCACCTTCCTGGCCGCCACCTCGAATGCCCGGCCCAAGATCGCGGATTATCCGTTTACCACGCTGCATCCCAATCTCGGCGTGGTCGGCGTCGATGGTGCCGAATTCGTGATCGCGGACATTCCCGGCCTGATCGCGGGCGCCCATGAGGGCAGGGGGATCGGGGACCGGTTCCTCGGCCATGTCGAACGGTGTTCGGTCCTGCTGCACCTGGTGGATGCCACATCGGCGGATATCGCCGGTGACTACCGGACCATCATCGACGAGCTGGAAGCCTATGGCGGCCACCTGGCCGACAAGCCGCGTGTGACCGCGCTCAACAAGGTCGATGCGCTGGATGACGAGGAACGCGCGGCGGCCAAGGCCGCGCTGGAAGAGGCTAGCGGCGCCAACGTTCTGGCGATGTCCGGCGTCAGCGGCGAGGGGCTGACCGAGGTGCTGCGGGCGCTGCGGGCCGGGATTCGCGAGGATCGCCTGCGCCATGCCGACACGAGCGAGGCCCAACCGTGGCGGCCCTGA
- the tsf gene encoding translation elongation factor Ts — MAITAALVKQLRDATGAGMMDAKKALTETDGDMDAAVDWLRTKGLAKAAKKSGRTAAEGLVAVVVDGNKGVAVEVNSETDFVGKNAEFQDMVADFAKTALSVDDVEALKAADLGGKTVADVLTDKIATIGENMNLRRMASIEGGTVVSYVHNAAAPGMGKIGVLVAMTGGDEAFGKQVAMHVAAVNPAALSDADLDPAVVEKEKQVQMDIARESGKPEQVIEKMIVGRMKKFMAEVTLLNQSFVVNPDLTVGAAAKEAGAEITGFVRLEVGEGIEVEQEDFAAEVAKVAQG; from the coding sequence ATGGCAATCACAGCAGCACTGGTGAAACAACTGCGCGACGCGACCGGCGCCGGCATGATGGACGCCAAGAAGGCGCTGACCGAAACCGATGGCGACATGGACGCCGCGGTCGACTGGCTGCGCACCAAGGGCCTGGCAAAGGCCGCCAAGAAATCGGGTCGCACCGCGGCCGAGGGTCTCGTGGCCGTGGTCGTCGATGGCAACAAGGGTGTTGCGGTCGAGGTGAACTCGGAAACCGATTTCGTCGGCAAGAATGCCGAGTTCCAGGACATGGTCGCCGATTTCGCCAAGACGGCGCTGAGCGTTGATGATGTCGAGGCGCTGAAGGCTGCCGATCTGGGCGGCAAGACCGTCGCCGACGTGCTGACCGACAAAATCGCCACCATCGGCGAGAATATGAACCTGCGCCGCATGGCGTCGATCGAAGGCGGCACCGTCGTGTCCTATGTCCACAACGCGGCGGCGCCGGGCATGGGCAAGATCGGTGTCCTGGTTGCCATGACAGGCGGTGACGAGGCGTTCGGCAAACAGGTGGCGATGCATGTCGCGGCCGTGAACCCCGCCGCGCTGAGCGACGCCGACCTGGACCCGGCCGTGGTCGAAAAGGAAAAGCAGGTGCAGATGGACATCGCCCGCGAATCCGGCAAGCCCGAGCAGGTGATCGAAAAGATGATCGTCGGCCGGATGAAGAAATTCATGGCCGAGGTGACCCTGCTGAATCAGTCCTTCGTCGTGAACCCGGACCTGACCGTTGGCGCGGCGGCCAAGGAAGCCGGTGCCGAGATCACCGGGTTTGTCCGTCTCGAGGTCGGCGAGGGCATCGAGGTCGAGCAGGAAGATTTTGCCGCCGAGGTTGCCAAGGTCGCGCAGGGCTGA
- the rpsB gene encoding 30S ribosomal protein S2, with protein MALPEFTMRQLLEAGVHFGHQTQRWNPRMGEYIYGARNGIHILDLTQTVPMLDQALQVIRDTVAKGGRVLFVGTKRQASAPIAEAAEKSAQYYMNHRWLGGTLTNWKTVSQSINRLKEIDEAMETGAEGLTKKERLGMERDQGKLQASLGGIREMGGTPDLLFVIDVKKEALAVAEANKLGIPVVAVVDTNCSPDGIDYIIPGNDDAARAIGLYCDLAARAALDGMSAQLGAAGVDLGAMEEAPAEEAVAEDAAAEAPAEAQAETQAEAPAEG; from the coding sequence ATGGCTCTTCCCGAGTTCACCATGCGTCAGCTGCTTGAAGCCGGCGTTCACTTTGGCCACCAGACCCAGCGCTGGAACCCGCGCATGGGCGAATACATCTATGGTGCGCGCAACGGCATCCACATCCTGGACCTGACCCAGACCGTGCCGATGCTGGACCAGGCCCTGCAGGTGATCCGCGACACCGTGGCCAAGGGCGGCCGCGTGCTGTTCGTCGGCACCAAGCGCCAGGCCAGCGCGCCGATCGCCGAAGCGGCCGAGAAATCGGCGCAGTACTACATGAACCACCGCTGGCTCGGCGGCACCCTGACCAACTGGAAAACCGTCAGCCAGTCGATCAACCGTCTCAAGGAGATCGACGAGGCGATGGAAACCGGCGCCGAAGGCCTGACCAAGAAGGAACGCCTGGGCATGGAACGCGACCAGGGAAAGCTGCAGGCTTCGCTGGGCGGTATCCGTGAAATGGGCGGCACGCCGGACCTGCTGTTCGTCATCGACGTGAAAAAGGAAGCCCTGGCCGTGGCCGAGGCCAACAAGCTGGGCATCCCGGTCGTGGCTGTGGTCGACACCAACTGTTCGCCCGACGGCATCGACTACATCATCCCCGGCAATGACGACGCAGCACGGGCGATCGGGCTCTACTGCGATCTGGCCGCGCGTGCGGCGCTCGACGGCATGAGCGCGCAGCTCGGCGCCGCCGGTGTCGACCTGGGGGCGATGGAAGAAGCGCCCGCCGAAGAGGCCGTGGCCGAAGACGCCGCCGCGGAAGCACCGGCTGAAGCACAGGCCGAAACACAGGCCGAGGCACCGGCCGAAGGCTGA
- a CDS encoding GNAT family N-acetyltransferase, with product MKLDLIINQPVVETELFDLRPLRKSDEGLIEHYGSDERVARMTTSIAHPLPPGATEAFVARAMTDDRDEDVWAMDGTKTGGAEVMGLISLQKLDRNQSEISYWVAPVYWNTGLATRAVRALVDANPLKNDTMFGSVFQDNPASARVLIRCGFEYLGDAESYSVARDATVPTWTYSRKL from the coding sequence ATGAAGCTGGATCTCATCATCAACCAGCCGGTGGTGGAAACCGAACTTTTCGATCTGCGCCCGTTGCGCAAATCCGATGAGGGTCTGATCGAACATTATGGCAGCGACGAACGGGTGGCTCGCATGACCACCTCGATCGCGCATCCGTTGCCACCGGGCGCGACCGAAGCTTTCGTCGCCCGTGCCATGACCGACGACCGCGACGAAGATGTCTGGGCGATGGATGGCACCAAGACCGGCGGCGCCGAGGTGATGGGGCTGATCTCGCTCCAGAAACTCGACCGCAACCAGTCGGAAATCAGCTATTGGGTTGCCCCGGTCTATTGGAACACCGGGCTGGCCACGCGCGCGGTGCGGGCGCTGGTCGATGCCAACCCGTTGAAGAACGACACCATGTTCGGGTCCGTTTTTCAGGACAACCCGGCCTCGGCCCGGGTGCTGATCCGCTGCGGTTTCGAATATCTCGGCGATGCCGAGAGCTATTCGGTGGCGCGTGACGCAACCGTTCCGACCTGGACCTACAGCCGGAAACTGTGA
- a CDS encoding DUF3553 domain-containing protein, which yields MSDLNAILAPGMLVRHPGKPQWGTGQVQSSIGGRITVNFPEAGKVVIDGSRVELIPVFDP from the coding sequence ATGTCCGATCTCAATGCCATACTTGCACCCGGCATGCTGGTGCGCCATCCGGGAAAACCCCAATGGGGAACCGGCCAGGTGCAATCCAGCATCGGCGGCCGGATCACGGTGAACTTTCCCGAAGCGGGCAAGGTGGTCATCGATGGGTCCCGTGTCGAACTGATCCCCGTCTTTGATCCGTGA
- a CDS encoding histidine phosphotransferase family protein, whose amino-acid sequence MSDTNVNLAALIGSRICHDLISPIGAITNGLELLDLTGATQGPEMELIADSVGNAGARIRFFRIAYGRADDQMISRAEIVSVLDDMGRGGRLRVDWSPADPLPRSEVRLAFLALQCFETAMPYGGTVCVDSRAGRWRMVGEAGKMTMDAALWAIFDGAPPPDPVTPAQVQFALIPQVARDLGRRMSYSRDSDHRLVLEF is encoded by the coding sequence ATGAGCGATACTAATGTCAATCTGGCGGCTTTGATAGGGTCGCGGATCTGCCACGACCTGATCAGCCCGATCGGGGCGATCACCAACGGCCTGGAACTGCTCGACCTGACCGGCGCCACGCAGGGCCCCGAGATGGAACTGATCGCCGACAGTGTCGGCAATGCGGGCGCGCGGATCCGGTTCTTTCGCATCGCCTATGGCCGGGCCGACGACCAGATGATCAGCCGGGCCGAGATCGTTTCGGTTCTCGACGACATGGGCCGCGGCGGGCGGTTGCGGGTGGACTGGTCCCCCGCCGATCCGCTGCCGCGCAGCGAGGTCAGGCTGGCCTTTCTCGCGCTGCAGTGTTTTGAAACCGCGATGCCCTATGGCGGCACCGTCTGCGTGGACAGCCGCGCCGGCCGGTGGCGCATGGTCGGCGAGGCCGGAAAAATGACGATGGATGCCGCGCTCTGGGCGATATTCGACGGCGCGCCGCCACCCGACCCGGTGACCCCGGCGCAAGTGCAGTTCGCGCTGATCCCCCAGGTCGCCCGCGATCTCGGACGCCGCATGTCCTACAGCCGCGACAGCGATCACCGGCTGGTGCTCGAATTCTGA
- the proB gene encoding glutamate 5-kinase, with protein sequence MAALTGARRLVVKIGSALLVDRDSGALRADWLDTLAGDVARLKRRGCDVILVSSGSIALGRGVLGLGLADLKLEQSQAAAAVGQIRLARAYEQVLAPHGITTAQVLVTLEDSADRRRYLNSRATLETLLSLGVVPIVNENDTVATDEIRYGDNDRLAAQVAVTVGADRLVLLSDVDGFYSGNPNTDPNARRFDRIDAITPEIEAMAGDAGSGLSKGGMKTKLMAARLATGAGCAMAITEGSRDNPLTTLENGAPATWFTAQLDPQAARKRWIAAMKPRGEIAVDAGATQALFRGNSLLPAGVTGVSGSFGRGDPVVIVGPDGARLGQGLTRYTAAEAHAIRGRKSAEIEPTLGYPGRAALIHRDDMAI encoded by the coding sequence GTGGCGGCCCTGACCGGCGCCCGCCGGCTGGTGGTCAAGATCGGCTCGGCGCTGCTGGTGGATCGCGACAGCGGGGCGTTGCGGGCCGACTGGCTGGACACGCTGGCCGGGGACGTGGCGCGGCTCAAGCGGCGCGGCTGCGATGTGATCCTGGTCTCGTCCGGTTCGATCGCGCTGGGGCGGGGCGTGCTGGGGCTGGGGCTGGCCGACCTCAAGCTCGAACAGTCGCAGGCCGCCGCCGCTGTCGGACAGATCCGGCTGGCGCGGGCCTATGAACAGGTTTTGGCGCCGCATGGTATCACCACGGCGCAGGTTCTGGTGACGCTGGAGGACAGCGCCGACCGCCGCCGCTATCTCAATTCCCGCGCCACGCTGGAAACATTGCTGAGCCTTGGCGTGGTGCCGATCGTGAATGAAAACGACACCGTCGCCACCGACGAGATCCGCTATGGCGACAATGACCGGCTGGCGGCCCAGGTGGCGGTGACGGTGGGCGCCGACAGGCTGGTGCTGCTGTCGGATGTGGACGGGTTCTATTCGGGCAATCCCAATACCGATCCCAACGCGCGCCGGTTCGACAGGATCGACGCGATCACGCCCGAAATCGAGGCGATGGCGGGGGATGCCGGGTCGGGCCTGTCCAAGGGCGGCATGAAGACCAAGCTGATGGCCGCGCGGCTGGCGACCGGCGCCGGTTGCGCCATGGCGATCACCGAAGGATCGCGCGACAACCCTTTGACGACACTGGAAAACGGCGCGCCGGCTACATGGTTCACCGCGCAGCTCGACCCGCAGGCGGCCCGCAAGAGGTGGATCGCGGCAATGAAACCGCGGGGCGAGATCGCGGTGGATGCGGGCGCCACCCAGGCCCTGTTTCGCGGCAACAGCCTGCTGCCCGCCGGTGTGACCGGGGTCAGCGGCAGTTTCGGGCGCGGCGACCCGGTGGTGATCGTCGGCCCTGACGGTGCGCGGCTGGGGCAGGGCCTGACCCGTTACACCGCCGCCGAGGCCCATGCGATCCGGGGCCGGAAATCCGCCGAGATCGAACCGACCCTAGGCTATCCGGGGCGGGCCGCTTTGATCCATCGCGACGATATGGCAATCTGA
- a CDS encoding glutamate-5-semialdehyde dehydrogenase, translated as MKDLDNIPELMAGIGKRARAAAAELGFASAEAKRTALIAAADAVWASRGAIIDANARDLDYGRDKGLSPAMMDRLMLDESRIQGIVDGLRAVAGQPDPVGEVLAEWDMPSGLNIRRVRTPLGVIGVIYESRPNVTADAGALCLKSGNAVILRGGSESFHSSAAIHACLVDGVRAAGLPEDAIQLVPTRDRAAVSELLTMTEHVDVIVPRGGKGLVGLVQREARVPVFAHLEGIVHIYIDKAADRQKTLDVVLNAKTRRTGICGAAECLLIHQDVAETLGREVIGALLASGVEVRADAALAGIDGTVAADSGDWGREYLDAIIAARVVPDIDAAITHIRRHGSNHTDCIMTADDHAAARFFERLDSAILMRNASTQFADGGEFGMGAEIGIATGKMHARGPVGAAQLTSFKYLVTGDGTVRH; from the coding sequence ATGAAAGACCTAGACAATATCCCCGAGTTGATGGCCGGTATCGGCAAACGCGCCCGTGCCGCGGCGGCCGAACTGGGCTTTGCCAGCGCCGAAGCCAAGCGCACGGCCCTGATCGCGGCGGCCGATGCGGTCTGGGCCAGCCGCGGCGCCATCATCGACGCCAATGCGCGCGACCTCGACTATGGCCGGGACAAGGGGCTGTCACCGGCGATGATGGACCGGCTGATGCTGGATGAAAGTCGCATTCAGGGGATCGTGGACGGGCTGCGCGCCGTTGCCGGTCAACCCGACCCGGTGGGCGAGGTTCTGGCCGAGTGGGACATGCCCAGCGGGCTGAACATCCGGCGCGTGCGCACGCCTCTGGGGGTGATCGGCGTGATCTATGAAAGCCGGCCCAACGTGACCGCCGATGCCGGGGCGCTGTGCCTGAAATCGGGCAACGCGGTGATCCTGCGTGGCGGGTCCGAGAGCTTTCATTCCTCGGCGGCGATCCATGCCTGCCTCGTCGACGGGGTCAGGGCGGCGGGCCTGCCCGAAGACGCGATCCAGCTGGTGCCGACCCGTGACCGGGCGGCGGTGTCCGAGTTGCTGACGATGACCGAACATGTGGACGTGATCGTCCCGCGCGGCGGCAAGGGGCTGGTCGGGCTGGTGCAGCGCGAGGCGCGCGTGCCGGTTTTCGCCCATCTCGAAGGCATCGTGCATATCTATATCGACAAGGCCGCGGACCGGCAGAAGACGCTCGACGTGGTGCTGAACGCCAAGACCCGCCGGACCGGCATCTGCGGCGCCGCCGAATGCCTGCTGATCCACCAGGACGTGGCCGAAACGCTGGGGCGCGAGGTGATCGGGGCATTGCTGGCCAGCGGTGTCGAGGTGCGCGCCGATGCGGCACTGGCCGGTATCGACGGCACCGTCGCGGCCGACAGCGGTGACTGGGGGCGCGAATATCTCGATGCGATCATTGCCGCCCGGGTCGTGCCCGACATCGATGCGGCGATTACGCATATCCGCCGCCACGGGTCGAACCATACCGATTGCATCATGACCGCGGATGACCATGCCGCGGCGCGGTTCTTCGAACGGCTCGACAGCGCGATCCTGATGCGCAATGCCTCGACCCAGTTCGCCGACGGGGGCGAGTTCGGCATGGGCGCCGAAATCGGCATCGCCACCGGCAAGATGCACGCCCGCGGGCCGGTGGGCGCGGCGCAGCTGACCAGCTTCAAATACCTGGTGACCGGGGACGGAACCGTGCGCCACTGA
- a CDS encoding DUF2059 domain-containing protein, translating to MYAIATTSMRRIACLTAGLMLILLTGIAARAADSARIAEFLRVTGFDVALDSIALSAESAPAMLGFEDDAFGDEWARLARLVFDAGVMRGLADDLLEAGLDDALLDHAVGFYATDLGQRLVEVENEAHSDPDGDARLARAEQLVARLADTEPARLELLERMNRAIDASGNSLRAIQEVQVRFLVAAHMAGIVELRMDPDEMRAFMREQEAETRREMERSALLGAAWTYRDFTDAEIETYLHALEEPQMQAVYALLNAVQYEIMANRFEALAAQMAGWRRGQDI from the coding sequence ATGTATGCAATTGCCACCACGTCTATGCGGCGGATCGCCTGTCTGACCGCCGGCCTGATGCTGATCCTGCTGACGGGCATAGCCGCGCGCGCGGCGGATTCGGCCCGGATCGCGGAATTCCTGCGGGTCACCGGGTTCGACGTGGCGCTGGACAGTATCGCGCTATCGGCGGAATCGGCACCGGCGATGCTGGGATTCGAAGATGACGCGTTCGGCGATGAATGGGCGCGGCTGGCAAGGCTGGTCTTCGACGCCGGGGTCATGCGCGGGCTGGCCGACGACCTGCTCGAGGCCGGGCTGGACGACGCGCTGCTCGATCACGCGGTCGGCTTCTACGCGACCGATCTCGGGCAACGGCTGGTCGAGGTCGAAAACGAGGCCCATTCCGATCCCGACGGCGATGCGCGGCTGGCGCGGGCGGAACAGCTTGTCGCGCGGCTCGCCGACACCGAACCGGCCCGGCTCGAATTGCTGGAACGGATGAACCGGGCGATCGATGCCTCGGGCAACAGCCTGAGAGCCATCCAGGAGGTGCAGGTGCGATTCCTCGTGGCGGCACATATGGCCGGCATCGTCGAACTGCGCATGGACCCCGATGAAATGCGGGCCTTCATGCGTGAACAGGAGGCGGAAACCCGTCGCGAGATGGAGCGCAGCGCGCTCCTGGGTGCGGCCTGGACCTACCGCGATTTCACCGATGCCGAGATCGAAACCTACCTGCATGCGCTGGAGGAACCGCAGATGCAGGCGGTCTATGCCTTGCTCAACGCGGTGCAATACGAGATCATGGCCAACCGGTTCGAGGCGCTGGCCGCGCAGATGGCCGGCTGGCGCCGCGGACAGGATATCTGA
- a CDS encoding 50S ribosomal protein L21 — translation MFAVLKTGGKQYRVESGDVLRVEKLAAAAGEKIQFNDVLMLGGDETVVGTPLIEGAGVQAEVIDQIKGEKLIHFVRRRRKHSSKRTKGHRQKLTLVRITEILASGADKTGVKAAAGAGSAVATPAAKAEAPAGADDLKKLSGVGPALEKKLHAAGVTSFAQIAAWTDADVADMDEKLSFKGRIEREGWIEQAKELAKG, via the coding sequence ATGTTTGCGGTCCTCAAGACCGGCGGCAAGCAGTACCGGGTCGAATCCGGTGACGTGCTGCGCGTCGAGAAGCTGGCGGCTGCCGCCGGCGAGAAAATCCAGTTCAACGATGTCCTGATGCTGGGCGGCGACGAAACCGTCGTCGGCACGCCGCTGATCGAAGGCGCGGGCGTGCAGGCCGAGGTCATCGACCAGATCAAGGGCGAGAAGCTCATCCATTTCGTGCGCCGCCGCCGCAAGCATTCCAGCAAGCGGACCAAGGGCCACCGCCAGAAGCTGACCCTGGTGCGGATCACCGAGATCCTCGCATCCGGCGCCGACAAGACCGGTGTGAAGGCCGCAGCCGGTGCCGGTTCAGCCGTTGCCACGCCCGCCGCCAAGGCTGAGGCGCCCGCGGGCGCCGACGATCTCAAGAAGCTGTCGGGTGTGGGTCCCGCGCTCGAGAAAAAGCTGCACGCCGCCGGTGTCACCAGCTTTGCCCAGATCGCGGCATGGACGGATGCCGATGTTGCTGATATGGACGAGAAACTGTCGTTCAAGGGCCGGATCGAGCGTGAAGGCTGGATCGAACAGGCCAAAGAACTGGCCAAAGGCTAA
- the rpmA gene encoding 50S ribosomal protein L27: MAHKKAGGSSRNGRDSAGRRLGVKLFGGQAAIAGNIIVRQRGTKFWPGEGVGIGKDHTIFATTDGAVTFHKGLKGRTFVSVMPVAEAAE; the protein is encoded by the coding sequence ATGGCACATAAGAAAGCTGGCGGTTCCTCCCGCAACGGTCGCGACTCTGCGGGCCGTCGCCTTGGCGTCAAACTTTTCGGTGGTCAGGCCGCGATCGCGGGCAACATCATCGTGCGTCAGCGCGGCACCAAGTTCTGGCCGGGCGAAGGCGTCGGTATCGGCAAGGATCACACCATCTTTGCGACTACCGATGGCGCCGTGACCTTTCATAAGGGTCTCAAGGGCCGAACCTTCGTATCCGTGATGCCGGTGGCGGAGGCTGCCGAATAG